In Cherax quadricarinatus isolate ZL_2023a chromosome 1, ASM3850222v1, whole genome shotgun sequence, the DNA window tccttaataaattaACATCGAACAGCGCATATATGCCTTTTACATACAAGACTAACACTGTACAACCAGCTTGTGAGTGAACGCTAAGTGCTATGACCAGCCTACACGGAGCTGTAAGCTACTATAATTCCTGTGTATCAACAGTAAGATTCAGTCTTTCCCGCTGGGAGGCAATGACATTCTGTTCCTAACGCAGCAGAGCCGCAGCTCAAGGTAATGACTCTTTCTCCCGCAGGAGAGCCGCAGCTCGCGCGAGATCGTTACGCTGACGAAGGTGTCGCGGGAGTCATCGGGCAACTTCCGATGCGAAGTGATGGGCGACAAACCATTCTTCGAGACAGACGACCACGCCGTCAACATGACGGTGGTCGGTGAGTGAGAGACGACCACACCGTCAACATGACGGTGGTCGGTGAGTGAGAGACGACCACACCGTCAACATGACGGTGGTCGGTGAGTGAGAGACGACCACACCGTCAACATGACGGTGGTCGGTGAGTGAGAGACGACCACACAGTCATCATGACGGTGGTAGGTGAGTGAGAGACGACCACACCGTCATCATGACGGTGGTAGGTGAGTGAGAGACGACCACACCGTCATCATGACGGTGGTAGGTGAGCGAGAGACGACCACACCGTCAACATGACGGTGGTCGGTGAGTGAGACACGACCACATTGTCAACATGACGGTGGTCGGTGAGTGAGAGACGATCACACCGTCAACATGACGGTGGTAGGTGAGTGAGAGACGACCACACCGTCAACATGACGGTGGTCGGTGAGTGAGAGACGACCACACCGTCAACATGACGGTGGTCGGTGAGTGAGAGACGACCACACCGTCAACATGACGGTGGTCGGTGAGTGAGAGACGACCACACCGTCAACATGACGGTGGTCGGTGAGTGAGAGACGACCACACCGTCAACATGACGGTGGTCGGTGAGTGAGAGACGACCACACCGTCATCATGACGGTGGTAGGTGAGTGAGAGACGACCACACCGTCATCATGACGGTGGTAGGTGAGTGAGAGACGACCACACCGTCATCATGACGGTGGTAGGTGAGTGAGAGACGACCACACCGTCATCATGACGGTGGTCGgtaagtgagtgagtgtgtgtgtgtgtgtgtgtgtggtactcacctagttatggttgcagggctcgattcacagctcctggccccttgtgtgtatgtgtgtgtgtgtgtgtgtgtgtgtgtgtgtgtgtgtgtgtgtgtgtgtgtgtgtgtgtgtgcgtgcgtgtgtgtgtgtgtgtgtgtgagtgagtgtgtgtgtgtgtgtacttaattgttgttgcaggggtcgagactcagctactggcccagcctcttcactgagtgctactaggtccactctccccctgtgtgtgtgcgtgtgtgtgtgtgaaagagagagagagagagagagagagagagagagagagagagagagagagagagagaggagagagagaagagagagagaggagagagtagagagagagagagagagagagagagagagaggagaggagagaggagagagagagagtggagagagagagagagagagtagagagagagagagagagagagagagagagagagagagagagagaaagagagagagagagagagagaaagaggaagagagagagagagagagagagagagagagagagagagagagagagagagagagagagagagagagagagagagagagagagagagaagatgatAATAAGACACACAACATTCCACTTCCAGTTCATTTAGTTTCATATTCAGAATATAGAAAAACTAGAGATATCaacaaaaaataaagaaaaacacagatagttaaatgagaaaaaaataaaaataattattctaTTACACAGTTGCTTCTCCTCATTAAtattataatgatgatgatgatgataataataataataataataataataaattattgttATTCATGATCTTATTATACTGTTACTataatttcttcttcttcttcttcttcttcttcttcttcttcttcttattattattattattattattattattattattattattattattattattattattattattattattacttaagtcattcactaattattactattactcatagggaagcactaaacccgtagttTTCACACAGTTCCAGGGGAACGGAAGGTAGTCATGTTTGAGCCAAGGAAGGGGAGGTTTTAGAACGGAATGGCCGCGACCCCTGATTTGAGAACCTCAGATCCAGGCAAAAATAATGGCAACTTGTGGGTCACTCAGCTTAAAGGAGTGCTGGAAACTCGATCCTCCATCCCACCGACACACTAGTCTACCAGCTGGTGAAGGGATCGTGATCCGAGGACCTGgagctatcctccccttccttggtgCTATAGGGCCCCTACAGGATTAGCGCTTGCTCATGAactaattattatcattaataataggagtgaggaagagtcagttgtgagtgtgggggaagttcgtgaggcagtaggtaaaatgaaagggggtaaggcagccgggattgatgggataaagatagaaatgttaaaagcaggtggggatatagttttggagtggttggtgcaattatttaataaatgtatggaagagggtaaggtacctagggattggcagagagcatgcatagttcctttgtataaaggcaaaggggataaaagagagtgcaaaaattatagggggataagtctgttgagtgtacctggtaaagtgtatggtagagttataattgaaagaattaagagtaagacggagaataggatagcagatgaacaaggaggctttaggaaaggtagggggtgtgtggaccaggtgtttacagtgaaacatataagtgaacagtatttagataaggctaaagaggtctttgtggcatttatggatttggaaaaggcgtatgacagggtggataggggggcaatgtggcagatgttgcaagtgtatggtgtagaaggtaggttactgaaagcagtgaagagtttttacgaggatagtgaggctcaagttagagtatgtaggaaagaggggaattttttcccagtaaaagtaggccttagacaaggatgtgtgatgtcaccgtggttgtttaatatatttatagatggggttgtaagagaagtaaatgcgagggtcttggcaagaggcgtggagttaaaagataaagaatcacacacaaagtgggagttgtcacagctgctctttgctgatgacactgtgctcttgggagattctgaagagaagttgcagagattggtggatgaatttggtagggtgtgcaaaagaagaaaattaaaggtgaatacaggaaagagtaaggttatgaggataacaaaaagattaggtgatgaaagattgaatatcagattggagggagagtatggaggaggtgaacgtattcagatatttgggagtggacatgtcagcggatgggtctatgaaagatgaggtgaatcatagaattgatgagggaaaaagagtgagtggtgcacttaggagtctgtggagacaaagaactttgtccttggaggcaaagaggggaatgtatgagagtatagttttaccaacgctcttatatgggtgtgaagcgtgggtgatgaatgttgcagcgaggagaaggctggaggcagtggagatgtcatgtctgagggcaatgtgtggtgtgaatataatgcagagaattcgtagtttggaagttaggaggaggtgcgggattaccaaaactgttgtccagagggctgaggaagggttgttgaggtggttcggacatgtagagagaatggagcgaaacagaatgacttcaagagtgtatcagtctgtagtggaaggaaggcggggtaggggtcggcctaggaagggttggagggagggggtaaaggaggttttgtgtgcgaggggcttggacttccagcaggcatgcgtgagcgtgtttgataggagtgaatggagacaaatggtttttaatacttgacgtgctgttggagtgtgagcaaagtaacatttatgaagggattcagggaaaccggcaggccggacttgagtcctggagatgggaagtacagtgcctgcactctgaaggaggggtgttaatgttgcagtttaaaaactgtagtgtaaagcacccttctggcaagacagtgatggagtgaatgatggtgaaagtttttctttttcgggccaccctgccttggtgggaatcggccggtgtgataataaaaaaaaaataataatagtagcaataaaaattattataataatcataacagtaataataataataataataataataataataataataataataataataataataataataataataataataataataataataataattatgataataataataataattgtaatactaCAAATGGACCGTCATTATATTCATTATTTCCTCCCACTACTGTTATGTTGCACGCTGTGGTCCAGACGTGCCACTGTGGGGCCCCGAGGTGTGGGGTGTGGCCCAGAACGAGAGAGTGCGGCccggagaggtggtggtggcccgCTGCCAGGTGGGTCACTCTGACCCACCCGCAGATATATACTGGACCATCAACTGGGAGGAAGCGCCGCCCCTGGCCCACCACCGGTCCTTGCAGATGGACCGGCGGGGAGAACGCGTTCAAGTCTCCGTAAGTAGCCATTGTCTTGACTCACCATACCTGGACGCAACGTTGTCTGGACTCACTATCCTGGTCGCTACGTTATCTGGACTCACTATCCTGGACGCTACGTTGTCTGGACTCACCATCCTGGACGCAACGTTGTCTGGACTCACTATCCTGGACGCTACGTTGTCTGGACTCACTATCCTGGACGCTACGTTGTCTGGACTCATCATACCTAGACGCTACGTTGTCTTGACTCACCATCCTGGACGCTACATTGCTTTGACTCATCATCCTGGACGCAATGTTGTCTGGACTCACCATCCTGAACGCTACGTTGTCTTGACTCACCATCCTGGACGAAACGTTGTCTGGACTCACCATCCTAGATGCTACATTGTCTGGACTCACCATCCTGGACGCAACGTTGTCTGGACTCACCATCCTAGACGCAACGTTGTTTGGACTCACCATCTTGGACGCAACGTTGTCTTAACTCACCATCCAGGACGTATGTTGTCTTGACTCACCATACTGGACGCTACGTTGTCTTGACTCACCATCCTGGGCTCTACGTTGTCTGGAATCGCCATCCTGGACGCTACGTTTTCTTGACTCACCATCCTGGACGCACCATTGTCTGGACTCATCATCCTGGACACTACGTTGTCTTGACTCATCATCCTGGACACTACGTTGTCTTGACTCATCATCCTGGACGCTACGTTGTCTGTACTCACCATCCTGAACGCTACGTTGTCTGGACTCATCATCCTGGATGCTACGTTGTCTGGACTCATTATCCTGAACGCTACGTTGTCTAGACTCATCTTCCTGGACGCTACGTTGTCTGGACTCATCATCCTGGACGCTACGTTGTCTGGACTCATCATCCTGGAAGCTACGTTGTCTTGATTTACCATCCTGGACACTACGTTGTCTGGACTCACCTTCCTGGACTCTACGTTGTGTTGACTCACCTTCCTGGACGCTACGCTGTCTGGACTCACCATCCTGGACGCTACGTTGTCTGAACTCGTTATCCTGAACGCTACGTTGTCTTGACTCACCATCCTGGACGCAACGTTGTCTGGACTCACCATCCTGGACGCTACGTTGTCTGGACTCACCATCCTGAACGCTACGTTGTCTGGACGCATCATCCTGGACTCTACGTTGTCTGGATTCATCATCCTGGAAGCTACGTTGTCTTGATTTACATTCCTGGATGCTACGCTGTCTGGGCTCATCATTCTGGACGCTACGTTGTCTTGACTCACCATCCTGGACGTTACGTTGTGTTGACTCACTTTCCTGAACTCTACGCTGTCTGGACTCATCATCCTGGACGCTACGTTGTCTTGACTCACCATCCTGGACGCTACATTGTATTGTCTCACCATACTGGACGCTACGTTGTGTTGACTTACGATCCTGGGCGCTACGTTGTCTTGCCTCACCATCCTGGACGCTACGTTGTCTTGACTCACCATTCTGGACGCTACGTTGTCTTGACTCACCATCCTGGACGCTACATTGTGACGACTCATCATACTCACCATAACGGTCGTTGTAGTGGTCGTGGTAGCAGTAGTCGTGGTAGTTCTAATCGAGATAgtggtaatattagttgtagGGGTAGTCGTTATGGTAGTTGTAAATCttgctacaactaccacaacgacTACcgctacaactaatattaccacTATCTCGACTAgaactaccacgactactacggctactacgaccactacaaCGACCGTTTTTACCATGACGATAACTACTATCCCgatcactactattattactacaactactactactactccctaaCAAGATCATTACTTCCATTACCAGTATGTACACCCCTAGCAtgaccattactactactactactatccccATCACTACTACTTACACGACTGCTACTACTTTTACTATAACAAATTTTACGACTGCAACTACGAcgactactaccacagttaccataactatcactgctaccaaGACAACAACCACGACCACTACTTCCAGTATGACCGCTGccaccactattgctactactgacaccaccactagtgtACTAAAATGCTTCAGTAGCGCTGATGTGGATAGTTCGCTTTGTCCGTTGCTGCAGGTGTGATTAGCTTGGTAACTGGCGTGTAGGAGATGGGCAGGATACAAGAAAGTTACGGCTGACTAGATAGCAATTTATTGGCTATGTGAGTTACACTAGGTAGAGTGTAGAAGTAGCCAGAGCCAGGCCCTATGGAGTAAGGGAGAGCCAATGAATAATAGTCCGTGCTATATCTCATCGGCACGAGGGTTTCATTCTCAAATACACAGGGGTCGTGCCTTGGCGAGAACTGTGAAATGGAAATGGAACCTGGTTACATCACTCAGCTATGCTTCTTGGGTGGTCCCGACACGACAGCACTGGCATGCAACAAGTGTCAACTGAAAAGCTCCTGTGGAGCGTAGCTCAGGCTTACCCTTAACACCAGAAATGGTAGCTAAACTGGGGGTCCTAAAAAAAAAAGCTCTCCAATGATGGCCACAGAAGAGAAAAACGGGATGGACTACTGACGGAGATGGCGACGGATGTTGCAGGTGGACGTCAAGACAGCCCGAAAGCATAACCTTCTCTCTATAGGCTTGTTTGCTGGGTTgtacaggacaacaggtgttgtTTCACGTTGAGAGACATTGATCCACCTGCGCATCTGTAAAGCAATGACTGGCAGTAGCATTTCCTAGGGTGTGACATGTGGCACAAAGGCAATATTGCTCTGGCCTATGATAGAGACTGTATGGTGCACGTTGCCCGAGAGGCAGAAGTTTATACTTACAGAACTTGCAGGGAAAATACAATGGgcgtacacatatatacatacgtacattCATGTGAGCGATAACTAATTGTTAGGCTTATGACCGATGATGCCAATTTCAGCGAGAATCAGTGTGTGTAGACACTTTAGGAATCTGTGTAGTTAGTGGGTTTGTCATTGTCACAAAAAATGTGCTGTTGTCCTTGGTCACAGACCGTAAGAATGTGGCTGGACAGGGCGGCTGCCAACGACTGTgtcagcagaagtagtagtagtagaaaggcTGTCACTAGTATCAGTTTGATTAGGCTGTGACAACGCCAATTCCTCCAACTCGGCTTCAGCTTGAACATTGTCAATGTACTTAATGTGGTCTAGGTGAACTTCCTTAGTCGCACCAGTGGcagtctccctcacctcgaatTTGTTGTCGTGACGCTGTCTGAGGACATGGTAAGGGCCAACAAATTTGAGAACAAGTTTACACTTACCAGGATCTTGAGTGGGATTTCGCAATATGATTTTGCATCCTGGTACCGCCTTTTCTCCTCAGCAATGGCATTACGAGTAGCATTAAACGTGTCTTAAATTTTTTCCGTAATCTCTGATAGACAAACTAAGAAGTCCGCATCTTAGTAGTAGTGAAATTGTCAGGATCATAGACAGGTTGAGGCCGAGCAAGAAGAATTTCGAGAGGTAAACGCTTCTCTTTGCCGAACAATACAAAATGAGCTGTATCACCAATCGTTGTTTTACTCTGCACATCTGGAATGGCATCATCCTATGTGATACAACTCGGACTGACAGTCACTCTGAGTATCTCTAGGATTCTGCCATTCGTGCGTTCGCCAAGCCCGTTACTTGCGGGATGACGTGCAGCTACAGGCGCTTGGTGTATGCCAAACCTTCAGTAAAGAGCCTACATTGGGCCAGTAATGAACTCTGACCTGTTGTCCGACAAGAGGACACGTGGATAAGTATAACAGAGGATAAtatacactactaccacaaccttgGCCACAACCATGACTAAccacgaccactactactactaaataatATTACCTCTTCCACGTCCACTACTGCCATTCCATAACCACTGCCCCAATCACTAACACaaataccactaccacaacccgtACCATTAGTATCATCACTACCACGACACCTACCACaatcagtactaccatcaccaacacaaccactaccagtaAAATGACCACTACTTATACCATGACCTCCACTAAGATCACCACTATTGAGCCTAACCACAAGTGTTACGTTGCTGAGCCAAGTCACAAGTGTAGAGTTGCCGAGACTAGCCACAAGTGTGATGCTTCTACGTAAGTCTAGCCACAAGTGTGGTGTTGCTTAGCCTAGACACGAGTGCAACGTTGTTGAGGCATGCCACATGAGTAGTGTTGCTGAGCCTAGCCACGCGTTTGGTATTGCTGAGCTTAGCCACAAGTGTGGTATTGCTGGGCCTAGTCACCTATGAACCCACTGTTCTCTCCTCTCTGTCAGGACTGTCACTccacttttaaaagaaaaaagtCTATTCACAATCTTCAACATTTACCGAGGCCAAAAAACAGGAACCATTTGCAGATAAAACAATTCTCTAACTCATATAATTTTCAACTGGCACTTTTAACGCATAATTTACAACATGTAATTGGCCTCCTGCAAACAGCCTCACATTGCAGAACACTTCTACACGGTTTAGTAAAGCGTTACGCAGAGTGAAGAATTTCTTTAATAAAAGCTTGTCCTCCAAAGCGTGTGTTTTCCTCACGGAATTTGCAGCCGAGTTTTATGTGCTGATCACGATCACTGCCGAAGATTTACCAGAGTTGCAAAGGggaattttttttcaatttactaTATGCGTTGTTAATCTTCATTTTCTCTAGGCGTTACCAAACTTCTTTGTCTTCTCCAGGCGTTACTAAACTTCTTTGTCTTCTCCATGCGTTACCAAACTTCTTCGTCTTCTCCAGGCGTTATTATTCTTCCTCATTTTCTCTGTAGTAAAACAGCTGAAGAACAAGacttacaataccgtggcagcaGAAATTCACATCTCGAAATTTGTTGAGGAAACTTTAgtagacgacgtttcgatcctgtATTATTATCAAATTGTAGTTTGATAATGATCCAGCGCGGACTGAAACGTGTTGTGAagtatatattttaaaatttccTGTTAATACTTtcaatatattttaatatattcgATAACGTCTTAACATTTGATAGCCTTTCTTGATGTATTTCATGTATTTTTGCAAAGCATTCCCCGTCACTCCCTTCCCCCGTCCGTCACTTTCCCGTCCGTCACTTTCCCGTTCGTCACTTCCCCATTCGTCACTCCCTTCCCCTTCCGTCAGTCCCCCTTCCGTCAGTCCCCCTTCCGTCACTCCCTTAGGTGATGCAGAAGAATGTTACGAGAACAGACTTATGTTACTGATCTCTCTGTAACTCCGTTAACCTCCTGCAGAAGCTGCAGGAGATTAACTGAGCCAGACTGTTATGTTACTGTTACTTACGGTCCGTCTCTTCCTCAGGAGCTGCAGGCGACGGTGACGGAGGAGTGGCTGGCTCGCGGGGCCATGGTTCTCACCTGCCACGTGCAGGTCTCCTCAGTCTACTACAGGACAGCCAACGTGACGCTCGTGCACGCAGACTGGCCCCAGCCTGCCGAGTTTGGCTGGTTCTCCTCAGGTAAGCTTGAACCCAAGCTTGCCGAGTTCGACTGGTTCTCATCGGGTAGGCTAGAACCCCAGTCTGCCGAGTTCAGCTGGTTCTTCTCAGGTAGGGTTGAACCCCAGTCTGCCGAGTTCAGCTGGTTCTTCTCAGGTAGGGTTGAACCCCAGTCTGCCGAGTTGGGCTGGTTCTTCTCAGGTAGGCTTGAACACCCAGCCTGCTGAGTTCAGCTGGTTCTCCTCAGGTAGTCTTGAACCCCAGGCTGCCGAGTTCGGCTGGTTCTCCTCAGGTAGTCTAGAACCACCTAGCCACTCTGATCTCACCTACCCACCAGCAACTACCTAATGATTTTTTTCCTCCTAGGTCGGTAATAGGCACCTAACTCTGCCATCTGCTCCTCGCTCTGTTTCCTACCCTAGCTGCCTCTTCTTCCTGTGTTTGTCACCTGCCTCTAGCTGGCTCACCTGCTTGTCACCAGAGAGTTCATTCGTCCTGGAAACTAATGTAGATCACATTCCCTTCAGTCTCCTACGTA includes these proteins:
- the LOC128685087 gene encoding uncharacterized protein, giving the protein MVKGKRRRGSGSTLCYCQMVPDNDGWCAAALRLLLLLLALSANGWSLRVSGVQVPPVVVSGSTVKLECKYHHSTDRPDPLYSVKWYRDVNQFYEYIPRRKPPIRVYPLPYINVDESRSSREIVTLTKVSRESSGNFRCEVMGDKPFFETDDHAVNMTVVDVPLWGPEVWGVAQNERVRPGEVVVARCQVGHSDPPADIYWTINWEEAPPLAHHRSLQMDRRGERVQVSELQATVTEEWLARGAMVLTCHVQVSSVYYRTANVTLVHADWPQPAEFGWFSSGKLEPKLAEFDWFSSGRLEPQSAEFSWFFSGRVEPQSAEFSWFFSGRVEPQSAELGWFFSGRLEHPAC